From a single Leishmania infantum JPCM5 genome chromosome 36 genomic region:
- a CDS encoding putative endochitinase produces the protein MAACAGLRLGVVRVLLVVAIVCGLRAAVVTAEESSLSSPIVCTCRCCYQGGCSPLTNVSWTVSSCNECSTKMCNDYISSQQVRADTARLFEGIQGEKPLNDTVVVQECEVIAVLEAATCTTKSCKRTSTIKAECYDRNAPLIKYSIISFVLLTIFAVILGIIKNYIPAFQSLNEKYFNY, from the coding sequence ATGGCGGCCTGTGCCGGATTGCGACTCGGtgtggtgcgtgtgctctTGGTTGTGGCGATTGTGTGCGGCCTACGTGCCGCTGTCGTCACGGCTGAGGAGTCTTCGCTGTCGAGCCCTAttgtgtgcacgtgtcgctgctgctaccaGGGTGGGTGCAGCCCGCTCACGAATGTGTCGTGGACCGTCAGCTCCTGCAACGAGTGCTCCACCAAGATGTGCAATGACTACATCTCTAGCCAGCAGGTGCGCGCAGATACGGCGCGCCTCTTCGAGGGAATTCAGGGTGAAAAGCCCTTGAACGACACCGTTGTGGTGCAGGAGTGCGAGGTGATtgccgtgctggaggcggccacGTGCACGACGAAGAGCTGCAAACGAACGTCAACCATCAAGGCGGAGTGCTACGATCGCAACGCACCTCTCATCAAGTACTCCATCATTTCGTTTGTGCTGCTCACCATTTTCGCTGTCATCTTAGGTATCATCAAGAACTACATCCCCGCCTTCCAGTCCCTGAATGAGAAGTACTTCAACTACTGA
- a CDS encoding putative T-lymphocyte triggering factor, with protein MPPKTATAAAGGQQREKGKKDGAAAADPVKELRNMEDIHEVLAKAQQLRNYFQAERDKVNGMWDITKKELENEQFSLQNAESELEELEREHQVEMKVYQQKVRHLLYDQKVAVKQLRDESDAALRQAEAAHTQRMHQLEVERQRRMTGMQSAREAQESRIVDQRDGHQYMLTVTKRRNHEKELARLQASYEAKLSTLREDLELRRRAEVQDAEERYNLHINHLIQQHEDKFNEMKAYYNHITHNNLEIIQSLKDEIATMKKNDEHNEGLMFEIEKENENLVAPLEQLEKEVAELQVKKQQHIQDKQSLRSFRTRYKLLQQQLCALRQEKEMLEDQYKNVYDEREDLRAKFESALREAMDVVADRNNSLQQNLIEAHARLEQRDAQLEGVLRAMGLEPAAMELISNEIDAEVQAKNQVIKDLHFEMRRLEKKVNAMVEEYERRCRAVGVPPLDRASVMQV; from the coding sequence ATGCCGCCGAAGACGgcgacagccgcggcaggcggccagcagagggagaagggcaagaaggatggagctgcagccgctgacCCGGtcaaggagctgcgcaacaTGGAGGACATCCACGAGGTTCTAGccaaggcgcagcagctgcgcaactACTTTCAGGCAGAGCGCGATAAGGTGAACGGCATGTGGGACATCACCAAAAAGGAGCTCGAGAATGAGCAGTTCAGCCTGCAGAACGCCGAaagcgagctggaggagttGGAACGCGAGCATCAAGTGGAGATGAAGGTCTACCAGCAGAAGGTGCGCCATCTCCTGTACGACCAGAAGGTTGCCGTGAAGCAACTGCGCGACGAGAGCGACGCGGCACTGCGGcaggctgaggcggcgcacacccAGCGGATGCATCAACTAGAGGTGgaacggcaacggcgcatGACTGGTATGCAGTCCGCTCGTGAGGCCCAGGAAAGTCGAATCGTAGATCAGCGCGATGGTCACCAGTACATGCTGACGGTCACGAAGCGTCGCAACCACgagaaggagctggcgcgATTGCAGGCCTCGTACGAGGCGAAGCTGAgcacgctgcgcgaggacCTGGAACTGCGACGCCGAGCCGAGGTCCAGGATGCGGAAGAGCGATACAACCTCCACATCAACCACCTTATCCAGCAGCACGAGGACAAGTTCAATGAGATGAAGGCCTACTACAACCACATCACGCACAACAACCTTGAAATAATCCAGTCCCTTAAGGACGAGATTGCCACCATGAAGAAAAACGACGAGCACAACGAGGGCCTGATGTTCGAGATCGAGAAGGAAAACGAGAACCTCGTAGCACCGCTGGAGCAGTTagagaaggaggtggcggagcttCAGGtcaagaagcagcagcacattcAGGACAAGCAAAGCTTGCGTAGCTTCCGCACCCGATACAAGTTGCTTCAGCAACagctgtgcgcgctgcggcaggagaAGGAGATGCTGGAGGATCAGTACAAGAACGTCTATGACGAGCGCGAGGACCTGCGCGCGAAGTTCGAGTCCGCCTTGCGGGAGGCAATGGATGTCGTCGCTGATCGCAACAactcgctgcagcagaacCTGAtcgaggcgcacgcgcggctgGAGCAGCGCGACGCACAGCTGGAGGGTGTGCTGCGTGCCATGGGCCTGGAGCCGGCCGCGATGGAGCTGATATCGAACGAGATTGACGCCGAGGTGCAGGCGAAGAATCAAGTCATCAAGGACCTGCACTTCGAGATGCGCCGACTGGAGAAGAAGGTGAACGCCATGGTCGAGGAGTacgagcgccgctgccgtgccgtTGGCGTACCACCGCTCGACCGTGCAAGCGTCATGCAGGTGTAA